One Fusobacterium russii ATCC 25533 genomic region harbors:
- the nrdG gene encoding anaerobic ribonucleoside-triphosphate reductase activating protein, protein MNYSGIKYADMINGIGIRVSLFVSGCNHACKNCFNVETWNPKYGEKFTEKQEDEIILFFKKYGKTIKGLSLLGGDPTYPKNINPLIKFIKKFKAELPDKDIWIWSGFTWEEILAEPKRKELISLCDVLIDGKYIDELKDLNLKWRGSSNQRVIDIKKSLADKEVKLLKY, encoded by the coding sequence ATGAATTATTCGGGAATAAAATACGCAGATATGATAAATGGAATAGGAATAAGAGTAAGCCTTTTTGTAAGTGGTTGTAATCATGCTTGTAAAAATTGCTTTAATGTGGAAACTTGGAATCCTAAATATGGAGAAAAGTTCACAGAAAAGCAAGAGGATGAAATTATATTATTTTTCAAAAAATATGGAAAAACAATAAAAGGGCTTTCACTTCTAGGCGGTGATCCAACATATCCTAAAAATATTAATCCCTTAATAAAGTTTATTAAAAAATTTAAAGCTGAATTACCTGATAAGGATATTTGGATATGGTCGGGCTTTACTTGGGAAGAAATATTGGCTGAGCCTAAAAGAAAAGAATTAATTTCTCTCTGTGATGTGCTGATAGATGGTAAATATATTGATGAGCTCAAAGACTTAAATTTAAAATGGCGAGGAAGCTCCAATCAAAGAGTTATAGATATAAAAAAAAGTTTGGCTGATAAAGAAGTAAAATTATTGAAATATTAA